The genomic segment CCAGGTGGGTGGGGCGGGGCATGCAGGCATCATGGCGCAGGGCGGGCAGACGTAACGGTGCCAGGTGGGTGGGGCGGGGCGTGCAGGCATCATGACGCAGGGCGGGTGGACGTAACGGTGCCGGGTGGGTGGGATGTGCAGGCATCATGGCGCAGGGCGGGTGGACGTAACGGTGCCAGGTGGGTGGGGCGGGGCATGCAGGCATCATGGCGCAGGGCGGGTGGACGTAACGGTGCCAGGTGGGTGGGGCGTGCAGGCATCATGGCGCAGGGCGGGCGGACGTAACGGTGCCAGGTGGGTGGGGCGGGGCGTGCAGGCATCATGGCGCAGGGCGGGTGGACGTAACGGTGCCGGGTGGGCGGGATGTGCAGGCATCATGGCGCAGGGCGGGCGGACGTAACGGTGCCAGGCGGGCGGGGCGGGGCATGCGGATGTCACTGCCGGGTGGACGACACGGCGCTAGGAGTATGGACACCACGGTGGACGACACGGTGCCGGGTGGGGGGGACGTGCGAACGTCACGGTGCCGGGCGGGCGGACGTCATGTATGTCCAGGTTGGTGCGGCGCCCCCTCACcgttccctcaccccctcccctccacaccccgccCTCCAGGGAGAACCGGACCCACTTCATGAGGGGagcgaggagaggaggaggagtggaggggagtttaagaagcactggaatagacggtgtgagctacagggaggggttgaGTGGGCTGGCTCATTAatccttgcagcacaggaggatgagaggtggtcttgtagaagtgtataaattcatgatggaaatagatcgggtagacgcacagaatctattgcccagagtgggggaatcgaggaccagaagacttgggttcaaggtgaaggggaaatggtttgataggaacctgaggggtaactttttcacacaaggggtggagggtgtatgaaatgagctgccagaggaggtagttgaggctccacacagacagcacccatagtcaggatcgagcctgggtctctggcggtgaggcagcaactgtcccgctgtgccactgccgcTCAGAAATATATAATGGTTTCTTCCGCCATAAACACACTGAATATGTaccagtaatgtcctgtttgccccttgttgaccctctgtgtttttCTCCTGCAggatttaggagccgttgctgtggacggagagacggggacgtatgTGGCTATTGAGGTCAGCCCCCTCACATCTgcccggtgtgcgggctgagcttcgatggaggaccacatgacggggcacatcaaggagaagcattatgagtgtgacgtgtgtggcaaggcctggcagaagcCAAGCCTGCTGGAGAGCCACCGGCGGGTTCACACGGGAGAACGTCCTTTCGATTGCTCTGATTGTGGCAACAGCTTCACCAGCTACAGCAGTCTGCGGcggcacaaccgcgtgcactccggagagagacccttcacctgctccgcctGCGGCAAGAGTTTCAAGACAGCGCAGGTCCTGAAGCTCCACCggcaggtgcacacgggcgagaggccctatggctgctccacctgcggcaagagcttttccCGGTTGTCGGGGCTAtggcagcaccggcgggtgcacagcagtgagcggcccttcacctgctccgactgcgggaaaggcttcaagtcgtcgtcGGAACTGAAGttgcacaggcgcgtgcacaccggggagcggccctacacctgcagcgaatgcggcaagggcttcacccagtccagcaagctgctggagcaccagcgcatccacaccggggagcgcccctacacttGCAACAACTGCAGCAAGGGATTCACCCACTAcagcagcctgctggagcaccagcgcatccataccggggagcgcccctacacttgcaacaactgcggcaagggcttcacccactccagcaacctgcaggagcatcagcgcacccacagcggcgagcgcccctacacctgtgcccagtgcggtaagggcttcaccagctccaccaggctgctgtcccacctgcgcacccacaccggcgagcgcccctacacctgcaacaactgcggcaagggcttcacccactccagcaacctAGTGGTGCACCAGcgtacccacaccggcgagcgcccctacacctgtgcccaatgcggcaagggcttcaccagctcctacaggctgctgtcccaccagcaggtGCATGCCGGCGactgtcccgtccccagcccagtgtgtggagagctctttgccatggcctcccacgccttgtctcaccagcgcgtgcacaccagtggcctgcCCTACGACTGTCTGTACTGCGGTGAGGCATTTCACACCTCGCAGGGGTTGCAGCAGCACCAGCGGGCTCACACCAgcaagcagctgctcccactgtggcaAGAGgttcaagagagcacgggggctgcgggagaaccagcggatacacaccagagagagaccctttgagttcactgagtgtggcaagggtttcacccacatgtccagcctgtggcagcaccggcataCCCATAgcagtgagcgtcccttcccctgcctgtcctgtggtaagggcttcacccgccttgaccacctgctggagcaccggcgagtccacaccggccagcgctcCTTTACCTGCCCGCTCTGGGGcagggcctttgcccgctcctccagcctgctggcacaccacgacgtggataggcgctgtttaggtagacacaaaatgctggaaggaatgggtaatgtttcaggtccaggCCCTCttcagtttcgacccgaaatgtcacccattccttctctccagagatgctgcctgtcccgctgagttactccagcattttgtatcattttttgtaaaccagcatctgcagttccatgtttttaaaccattctgggaaACCACTCTGCAccttcccaaagcctccacatcagtcctgtaatggagtgaccagaactgtgtgcaatactccaaatgctacctgaccaatgtcccttaaagccccACTTATACATTACTTGTACCCAAATTCTCTccacagtctttcttcatatgaaagtcctgccatcccaggaatcagtctggtgaaccttttctgtactctctctatggcaagaatgtctttcctcagattaggagaccaaaactgtacgcaatactccaggtgtggtctcaccaagtacaactgcagtagaacctccctgacaGAAATGTATAGCTTCCCCCCTCACCACTTCTACTCcgtccctctcccacaccccctctctcacacacactccatataaccatataataatcacaacatggaaacaggccatctcggccctacaagtccgtgccgaacaattctcacgcacacacacactccctctctcacacacgccctctctttcttgctctccctctcacacactccccctctctctcatacacacactctctctctctctcacacacactccctctctctgcctcacacaccctctctctgtcacacacactccctcgctTCTCTCACACTGGCACTCTCTCgctccttgtatctagactaggtgTGCATTTCACCTTacacttgtgctcggtccaccaaggcctgctgaatCTCCTGCCAGTCAACCATtcccactccccttcccactcccacactgatctttctgtcctgggcctcctgcattgccagaatgaggtgacgcacaaactggaggaacagcagtgtccagacccgacacgtcgcctgtccattcccctccaaagtgccggtataactcaacaagtcagccatccttggtgggaaacggatggagaagtgttcctaacaTAAGCCCTCCTTGGTCCAGTCGAGGAGCAGACAGTCAGcagtaccagcatcttctcattcatactgtatccaagtgaaaatgcaaaagtgagccaagctgcacacagccGACAGCTCACAGTGCCAGCTGGCTGCCACTGGCCCAAAAACGTAaaggcattttaaagtgtttttttcaaAAGAAAGTCTTGACACATTTGTGCATTACATAACAAATAAAGCTAGTTTTTCCTGACCTTACTGTGTtctttggaattcttcagaattcatgttgtgctaacaataatgaaagaaaatgccaaccatctccagaaatgatgagaaattattctcgcctccatgcatatctgtaggTGTAGGACATTCAGACACCTCCCCAGCACTACAAGGATAGTTCCTGTGAAAAAGTTAACTGaaaaagatagacaaagtacaaattcttaagaccatacaaagctttaatttaaTGTCTGACGGGTGTAGACTTAGAGACCCAGAGGCAACAGTTTTACATCTGAATCTCCAGCAGCGCACACACAATACCAGAAAACGCGAGTTTATATGCGTACAGAAATAAAACCAATTGCATGATGTAATGTACAAAAACCATCAGCCACCTCCAAATATGGATTTGTTTTTCACTCTTTGACAAAAGCCAGTTACCCCAATGGCATCCTCTGGGCCCCTTCTTATCTGATTAACCTCTTCAATTTACATAAAAAACCTTGCAAGACAGCTGAGAACTATTCAACTTAAGTTTAAAAAAACCCTTGTCACGATGGGAGTTGTGCAAATCccatcatgcattacaattggccttttacaacaggaaagcttaaatatgacaacaatcaATTAATCACTAACTCTTTCATTCCTCCCTTTTTATCATATAAATGATAACACTACAGTCCTTGGTTAGTACATAGTAAAGGCTTCAGACATTTCATTACATAGATTAATATAATGATCAGCAGTACAATAGATCCATAATGTATTACCATTCCCCATATTCCTCCGAACATGCTAAATGGCCACCATTCTCCACCTTTATTAaagttatgcatttcctcccctaCCTCTGTAATCGTCTTTATATCTGCAGTAATATGTGCTGCTAAATCTGTAATGTTAGAAGATTCACCAGGGGTGTAAGTGCAGCATGCACACCCTATAATAGCACAAGTCCTTCCTGTTATCCTATAGGGATATACGACAAAGTGCATCCA from the Amblyraja radiata isolate CabotCenter1 chromosome 16, sAmbRad1.1.pri, whole genome shotgun sequence genome contains:
- the LOC116982125 gene encoding zinc finger protein 501-like, translated to MEDHMTGHIKEKHYECDVCGKAWQKPSLLESHRRVHTGERPFDCSDCGNSFTSYSSLRRHNRVHSGERPFTCSACGKSFKTAQVLKLHRQVHTGERPYGCSTCGKSFSRLSGLWQHRRVHSSERPFTCSDCGKGFKSSSELKLHRRVHTGERPYTCSECGKGFTQSSKLLEHQRIHTGERPYTCNNCSKGFTHYSSLLEHQRIHTGERPYTCNNCGKGFTHSSNLQEHQRTHSGERPYTCAQCGKGFTSSTRLLSHLRTHTGERPYTCNNCGKGFTHSSNLVVHQRTHTGERPYTCAQCGKGFTSSYRLLSHQQVHAGDCPVPSPVCGELFAMASHALSHQRVHTSGLPYDCLYCGEAFHTSQGLQQHQRAHTSKQLLPLWQEVQESTGAAGEPADTHQRETL